In Lolium rigidum isolate FL_2022 chromosome 7, APGP_CSIRO_Lrig_0.1, whole genome shotgun sequence, the DNA window TGTGTAACCATCGATATAACTAATCTGACCAACAGAACGATCTTTTTGTTTCTCTATGCAATATGACCGTTCATAAATTTTCTGTATATCACCTGACAAATTTCACTCCAAGCATCAAATTCTGGATTCTCGTGATACTTGTAATCCAATAATCAGTGGAGAAATTGGCCGATCTGATAAAGTCTTAAGCTCAGCAGGTTTGTGAGGACATAAAATTTCAACCTTAGTGCATTCCAAATATTTCTTCTGGAGGATCATAGATATGCCTCTCTGGGAACAGCTCTTCAAAATCTTGCTTCACTCTGTTCCTTAATAGTGGGTGAGGTAAAAGACCCTTCAGTAATACCCTGAAAGGCAATTCTTCTGGTGGGTCAGGTGACCTTTTCATGTCCTCGTAAATATTCATTGCATCTGATGGGGAACCATATCTCAAAAATCCTCTTATGACTTCAGCATAAGTCTGTGAGTCAGGAAACAGTTTCTCATCTCTCATGTTACCCCAGATTTCCATTGCTTCATCCATCTTCTTACACTTGGCTAGAGCAATAATTAAATCCTTGTACATGTAAACATCTGGCTTATACCAGTCCTCCTTTTGCATGATCTTAAACATCTGCAAGACAAATGTTCAGAAAGTGTTCAATACATCAACAGAAATCATGAGAAAACATCATCTTCAAATCTGAATATGAAGGAATGAGGTTAAGTTGAATAAAAATTCACTATATTCACTATTACGCATCTACATTCATTTTCAGTGTCATGACAACAATTTTCTGTTTAAATTTGATTATTAACATTTGTCATGCAACAGTTGCAGAGGTGATATAGTGCCACTGAATGTTAGTTTTCAGATGGCCATACTGGGTATGTGGCTTGGAATCACCTTTTTGGTTGGATTGCCATTATCACTCTTCGCCAGGAGCAAATGTGTTCCGTTGGAAGCTACCTCATCTAAACTAATCTTGGTAAAGTCTATGGTTGCAGCTTTGATAAACACATACTCCTAATTCCATACAAAAGAATATTTGGAAACTAAAATACCCCTAAATATAAAATCTTGATGTGATACCTCTGTCAGAGGATAATTCTAACCAAAGAAATTTTTGGCAAAGGGGAAATAGAAGGGAGGAAGTGTTGTTTCTATGATGAGCAAAAAATGATTCAGCATTTTTTCTTCTCATGCCAGTTTACGCAGTTGGTTTGGCAGGTCTTTTTTTGTGGCTTTTAACCTTCCTTCGCCTCTTAATATTTCTAATTTGTTTGGGAAATGTCTATCAGGGTTAAATACATCACTGCAGGCACTGATTCTAGTGGGAGGGTATGCTatttgttggtctatttggaattGCCATAATGATAATTCTTTAACAAAAAGATAGCTACCAAATTTTGCAAGTTTATTTGTTTGGCAATACATTGGATCCATATTTGGTCCAGACTACAGCATGTAAAGGTGCGGTCCTCTTCGGCCACTGTGTTGTAGCCACTTGGAGATGGATGCTCGTCATTTATTCAGCCAGTATGGATGGCATGTCAGTAATAGGCTATGTGATGCTTGACTTGTATCTGGTCGGGCAGTCCATTGCTTGTTTATGGCTGAGACACTTCTGTATGAAACTAAGAGCTTATTTATTTTAACAAATGGCTGTGTGCACCACTGTAGCACAACCGATGATCTTCAATCAAATACAGTGATCACACAATTCTGTGGAGTTCGCATAGTTAATGAACTGTCATGATATTATTGTATGGTTTTTTAATCAGTGCACACAATATTACACTTATCACTCAGATAGTGCAGATAACAATTACATATACACTAGTCACTTAAGGACTTAACGTCCTATAGTCCAAAACTGGATCCACCTTACATAATCAAACTGGCACACGCATTCAAACAGACAACCACGAACAAAGAGAGAAAAAAATACAGATCAAACAATATAAGAGTTTGACAGACTTGACAAATTTATCTTGCACCAAGATTTCTTTTCCCATAGAAACAAAGCAAAGTTATTTGGAAGTCTGTGCACAGCAATTGTCTCATCATGGACCAAAATAGCCTCTTTATGTAGTTGGTTCAGTGGGTAATTTTTGCGGCTTTTAACCTTCCTCCGTCTCTTAATATTTCTAATTGTTTGGGAAATGGCTATCAGGTTTAAATAAATCACTGCAGGTACTGATTCTGGTGAGAGGGTGTGCTATTTGTTTGTCTATTTCGAATTGCCAGAACGATATTTCTTCAAAAAGGTAGCTACCAAATTTTGCAGGCTTATTAGGTTGGCAATACATTGGATCCGTATTTGGTCCAAACTACAGCATCTGGAGGTGTGGAACTCTGTGGCTACTGTGCTGCAGCCACTTGGAGATGGGCACTTGCATTTGTTCAGCCAGTATGGATGGCATGTCAGTAATAGGCTATGTGATCAAAGAGAGACTTTGCTTCATCTGTTTTGGGAATGCCCACAAAGAATTCAGAATTTATCAGTGTTGCAATCACTAGAAGATATGAGAGGAAAGATAAATCTTCCATTCTACATAGAGATCATTATTTTGGAAGCCTGGGGAATTTGgattattcaaataacaagaTTTTCAAGAACCAAAGTCCATCAATTCAATGATGGAAACATATCCACTACAGTGAGCTGGCTCTGCTTACCCACAGAATGAAGAAGAAACACCTAGATCGTTTCAATGAGTGGAAATGTAATTTGAATTAaatattttttggtttttttctgCTTTTTTGCTTCTGGTCACTTGACCTACTTATATATATGAAATATTTTAGTGAGGAACTTCCCCACTGTTTTCCTAATAAAAAAATCTATGTTATGCTTGACTTGTATCTGGTCGGGCAGTCCATTGCTTGTTCATGGCTGAGACTGCTTGTACGAAACTAAGAATCTATTTATTTTAacaaatggctgtgtgcatcactGTATACCTCCTTTTCTAAGAAAACCATATGACAAGTAGCACAAACGATGTTCTTCAATCAAATGATCACAAATTCTCTGGGGGTTGCATAGCTAACTGCCTTGATATTAGTTTTTGGTCCTTTAATCAGTGCACGCACTATCACGCTTATCACTCAGATAGTGCAGATAGCAATTACATATACACTAGTCACTTGAGGACTTAACTTAGCATCCTATAGTACAAAACTGGATCCACCTTACATAATGAAACTGGCACATACATTCAAACAGACAAACACGAACAAACAGAGCAAAATACAGATCAAACAATAAAAGAGTTTAACAGATTTTACAAATTTATCTTGCACCACGATTTGTTTTTCCACAGAAACAAAAGAAAGGTTTATTTGGGAgtctgtacacagcaatggtctcATCATGGACCAAAATAGCATCTTTCCACATCTTGAACCATAAGATGTATAAGTTTTAATTTATCTCGAGGAATCACAAATATCATCCACCCGTACAGAAGCTCATTCCCCACATTTTGAAGCAAAACTAATTCTGCCTTGGCCCTTGTAAAAGGAATACAATGTGGGGCACACATTCCTCAAAGCATAAATTAGTTCTCGTAGAGCAACTTGAATCTATAACTTGTATAAATTCACTAAACAGTCTGTGTCCCCAATTCCGCAcccactaatttttttttttttttgtctcaacAGCCTGATGTCCAAATGCACCGCCTATACCGCTCAATTACAAATTCATCATATTTTTTTTCGAGGATGACGGGGGGAAATTCATTATATTTCTTTCTCTATCCATCAACTCAAGCAGGTAACTAACATTTCAGTACAAAAGATAAGTTCAATTTAAGGGCAACAAGTGTTCCTCTAATTCACCCACGCTAAACAGAACATCTAAACGAAATTAATCAACACAGGCGTGCTTGTCGCTGAAATCAAAGAGGGGGGGCAGCGAAATGCCTCCTTACGCACCTTGACGGATAGGTCGACCTCCTCCTGGCGCTCGAGCTCGCCTAGCACGGCGAGCTTGTCCGCCTTGAGCAGCCGCGCCACGCTCCGCTTGACGAAGGCCTTGAGCTTCTCCTCGTCCCCCTTGAACCGCTTCATCCCCTGGATGGCGAACAGGGCCTCCTTCCCGATCAGCTTCTTGCTCCGCCACAGCGGCCCGCGCGGGCGCCCGTCGTGGAACGCGCGCCGCCAATCGCCGaagggccgcggcggcggcggcgaagggccCCCTCCCCGAGCAAGGgcgtgggcggaggagaggggtgagATGAGAGGCGAGATCTTGAGACGGAGGAGGGTGCGGGAGAGGAGAGCTCGAGAGGCCGCCATGGACTGGGGAACAAAACCCTGGCTGGGTCGGGTCAGCTTGGGCTGGCTGGGTTTAGGGGGTGGAGCCGCGCCGCCGTGGAGACGACGGGTCGACGTTGTGGTGGTTGGGTCTCGCCGAGGTGTGGGTTCGGTTCTTGTTTAGGGCTTCATTGGATGGCATGATTTTTGAACACAGGAACGTGAAAAACATAGTTATACATAAGAATTTCACTGGATTGCAGGTACAAAGCAGAGATTGCAATTTGCAAAATagagaaaataaaaggaaaaacacacagaaaaaaaaatctagatcCTGCGCGAATGAGTGCAAAAGACGATGTTAAAGTGGATGTTGAAATTCCTATGAGAATGATTGAGGTACAGGAATGCAATCCGTAGTAATTTTGGAGGCTTCATTCTTTGATCCAAGGGGAATCCTTAGAAAAAAATCATATGGATTGGATTCCGCCAAAATTCCTTTAAAAATATTTTGGTTGAAGGAGGCCTTTGGTTGGAGGCTCTTCTACTAGTAGTCATATTTCTTTTTGCTCACTTTTTTTCTCTCTCGAATTGagacatttttgttgttgttaaaaaaatccaaaacaaacatttgtcCGGTCTTTCGGAGGATAAATAGACTCCACCTTCGGCGGATACGGTTTGCACGTGGTCCATTGTTGTCGTTTTATATTCGACCGTAATCCACTGAGGGGTGCCTcacggaggggagagagagagagagagggagacatgGGGTGAGGAGTCACCAGGATGGGGATGCATGAGTTACCTAGCTTCGAAAACCTCACGACGGTGGCGAGGCCGTACTACTATTTGTCTGGAATTATCAGGCAACAAGTGCAAATTACAATGAATTGTGTCTTACCTCTAGAGCTCTCTGGCTTATAAAGTCGTCCGGATCTAAGGTTACAATGGTAGATATCTATTCGGATACGGCTAAATCTAGGTTAAGCTAAGTTATACTATCATGCACGTCACGGATTCGACCGACATATACTATGGGTCGGATCCGACTACTTGTCTCCGGGCTGGACTGCTCCGTCTTGGTTTTCTAGCAATTGGGCCGTCTAGTTAGGCCATAGGCCCACCACTACTTGTGGGCCAACCGGGCTTGCTAGAATTAGGACCTCGTTGTGGTATACCTAGTTGGCATATCCACGACAGTTGTCCAAGTGAATGAGAGTAGGTGCCCTAATTTAGAAGTCAAAATCACAATGGTGAATGCTTAGACGTCTGCAACGAGCTCATTGTGAATGTCACATCGCTGAACTTGCATAAGCACTTGCCGTCAGGTGTGCAATGGCTCTCACTTGGGAGGAATGTTATGACAAGATCATGTTGGTGCCAGGCTGCCTTTTGGTGGTGCCCTTCTTTGGGAGTGGTCATTTAAGACATCAAGAAGGAGATCTAGCAATTTACTTCGTACTCTTTCTAATGTGTCCCTTGTAAACGAAATGAGTCGGCAAATGTTTTAGCTCGCCGTTCTAGAACCTTTGGAACTATTGTATTTCGTTTTCTTGCTCCAGATTGCATTCTAGAGATACTTTGTAATGATTTAATTTGATCAACCAAGTGTTGAGATTTCCcttatttttgttttgaacaaGATACACTATGCTAAACAAGTATTGTACTACATCAAGCAAACATAAACAACTATGGTTGATAGTATAATGTAATAAAACACAAAATTTCAAACTTCTTTGAAGTCTTCTTCTTTTACTTCACCTATTATATATTGGCTTTCCACCACAGTTTGATCGaaaatgaacattttttaaaatagaGGGAGTACCCCGGCCTCTTGTGTCGAAAATATCCTATTTTATTGATTTATTCAAAGAAATCTGACAAAGATCATACATCAAAATGCCTGTAGCCACCATGCAATACTTACACCCGATAATGAGTGAAAATCGGGTGCTCCTATCATCTCCAAGCTTAAAAGAACCGCAACCAAAGAACTCATCTTTAACTCCCCTTTGGCCTTTCTGAATGGAGAATCAATTGATTTTGCCTGGACTTGAGAAAGAGTATTGTTCGTTAATACTTATTgtgtagcaattcttgccacgCCTCGTCTTCATTTAAAAATTTAAACAACCATtttctgaacaaatatttgtTTTTTAAGTTCGAGCACCTCAACACAAAAACCTTCTTTGGTTTACAACCACTTGGTTACCCAAAAAAATTTATCACTTTGCCAAAAAGAAACATGATCAGTAGAAATTGGGTATTTCGAGAAAAAATAACATAAACTTTGGCAAACTAGGTAGAATAGAATTCCAAGACAAGTTGGACTCCATATGAGAGTAATTTTCCTTGCTGGCATTCAGAAATCCATAATTTTCTATAATGGATAGGTAGCCCGATACCTAAAAGACAAACATCCAGATTCACTTCCAAATAGTTGCTTATACTGGTgctctttttcttttgctttatCAAAACAGAAGCTCccactcttgtgaaaattaattttaagaaTGGAGAGTTGCTCGAAGATAGACAATATTAGTTTCATGTTAACAACTTTATATAAGTGGTGTTTCATGAAAAGTATTGTGTCTTCTGCATATATTGCAGGATCGACACTTCGCCCTCAACAAGACGTCAAGACGAGGGATGAGTCCGCCCACTTGGCCATCTTCCTTCACCATTGCAATGCGGACTACCCAGTAGCAATGTTAAAAAGCGTTGGATACAAATTATCATCTTGTCTCAATCGTTTTCTAGCTTTAAAATAGTGTTCAAAGTTACCATCGACTCTAATTCCCACACTTCAACTTTGCACAGGTATCAGTGAGCCCTTCCGTGGTCAAAAGAAAGAAGAACCAACAACAAATACGGGGTACATTTTTATCACAACAATGCCGCGCAGTTCATTCACGTCTTCACTTGCATTTCCATTTTCAGAGATAGATCGACTTGCAAACAGACCCACCCTAGTTGATATGCGGTAACATCTTTGCTGACGAAGAGCAGTAGAGGATGAAAGATCTTATTATGGATTTTTTCGGACCACTTGTGGGCATAGCGTACGCTCCGCCTGACGCACCACAATAACGAAGAACAAGCTCAGACTGACAGCCTACGGAACTCCAACCAAGCAGCATCTGCGCATGTACTCATTGAGATGCAGCGACTGTACGAGAAAGATATCGGGACAAGATGGATGGCAAAGTTTCAGAGATCTGGCTGCATCATTTTCGTAGTACAAGATAGATAGATATCTGCTTGTACCGATCTACCTTTTGAGAATTTCCATGACCCTGCCTGAACGTACACACGCAGAGAGACAGGTCCATCCATCCAGCCACACCTCCATCGTAGCACTACGTCTTTTCGGTTACCAGATTACCCAGAAGACGCAGAGATAGACCGGAGTGTCCCTTCCGAGTTCCGATCAAGTGACGCACTGCTCACTGTTCTGCCGAACACTATCACCGAATACAGCATCTTGTACCGGGAAGAAAGAAATCACAGGGGGTGTTTCAGAGATCTTGCTGTACAATCGTCTGTCCTGTGCAAATCTCAGAATCCCTATAACCTCGTGGCCATAACATGATCATTTCCGAATAATAATGAAAGATGCAGAGTCTACACCTATTTGAATCTCAGTAAAATTATCGGTCTCACTGTTGTCATACTATACACTAGTACAATTGAATTGAGAACCCAATATTTTGCACATCAGTGGTAAGTTAGGTGGCGGGGAACTGCGTTTTAGTCGAATTTTCCTTTAATCCTCCTTTCCTTTTTATTCTGAATTCAAATGAGAGCGTGGCCATGCCTGGATGCAAAATGACACAACCACACCTGAAGCTTTAGCACCTTTTTTCAGTTACCAATGGTGAAGCCATGGAGGAAGCGAGGAAGATGCTCTCACTCGTCGCTAGTACAACACCTCGGTGGTAGTCAACAGCGCAACCAACAGGGGCCAGCCCATCAGGTGCCGCTGCAACCAACTCGCACACACCGGcacgaggagagagagagagaaggagaaTGGAGAACCATCTCACTTGCGTTCGCGCCCTGCCTTGGCGGTTGCTTTCTCCGCGAGATTCCTCCCCGGCCGCCCGCCCGCCCATATAAGCCACCGCCTGAGGCGCAAGATGCCCACAAGGCACCGCACCAGCACCGGCAGAGAGAGAGTGGGAGTGAGAGTGAGCGACACTGCACGGCGCTGCCACTGAACGCCCCCTCTCGTTCGGTGGGAGACCGGGAGACaggctcatcttcctcctccatcgatCATCCTCCCACGCAGCAATGC includes these proteins:
- the LOC124676564 gene encoding protein THYLAKOID ASSEMBLY 8-like, chloroplastic — translated: MAASRALLSRTLLRLKISPLISPLSSAHALARGGGPSPPPPRPFGDWRRAFHDGRPRGPLWRSKKLIGKEALFAIQGMKRFKGDEEKLKAFVKRSVARLLKADKLAVLGELERQEEVDLSVKMFKIMQKEDWYKPDVYMYKDLIIALAKCKKMDEAMEIWGNMRDEKLFPDSQTYAEVIRGFLRYGSPSDAMNIYEDMKRSPDPPEELPFRVLLKGLLPHPLLRNRVKQDFEELFPERHIYDPPEEIFGMH